One window of Candidatus Regiella endosymbiont of Tuberolachnus salignus genomic DNA carries:
- a CDS encoding HAD family hydrolase: MKIYNSEPFTRLPNAFLFDTDNTLYPYNPAHASAQKAVRDKVVKTFSILPADFDKAFCEARNQIKNRLQHTASSHSRLLYLQRMLEILGLGSQVLLALDFEQTYWRTFLSNAILFEGVKELLDDIRLLGIPTAIVTDLTAQIQFRKVVYFGLDRYFDYIVTSEEAGFDKPHTAPFQIALEKMRPKGDCVWMIGDNAVNDIRGGREQIKAVTLQKIHAGVELGTGQNAPDASFNHFDSLRKLIAKLGNQE, encoded by the coding sequence GTGAAAATCTATAATTCTGAACCATTTACTCGTCTGCCTAATGCTTTTTTATTTGATACAGACAATACCCTGTATCCCTATAATCCAGCTCATGCGAGCGCCCAAAAGGCGGTGCGTGATAAAGTCGTCAAAACGTTTTCTATTTTACCTGCAGATTTTGATAAAGCGTTTTGTGAGGCGAGAAATCAAATAAAAAATCGTCTGCAACATACGGCATCCTCTCATAGCCGATTGCTTTATCTCCAGCGAATGCTTGAGATCCTGGGGCTAGGCTCACAAGTGTTGCTGGCACTGGATTTTGAGCAAACTTATTGGCGAACCTTTCTGAGTAACGCCATCTTGTTTGAGGGGGTAAAAGAGTTGTTGGACGACATCCGGTTACTGGGTATCCCGACCGCAATAGTGACCGACTTAACTGCCCAGATCCAATTTAGAAAAGTCGTTTATTTTGGTTTAGATCGCTATTTTGATTACATTGTGACCAGTGAAGAAGCGGGTTTTGATAAACCTCATACAGCACCATTCCAAATTGCATTGGAGAAAATGAGACCAAAAGGGGATTGTGTTTGGATGATTGGTGACAATGCCGTCAATGATATTCGTGGCGGACGCGAACAGATCAAGGCTGTGACACTGCAAAAAATACATGCAGGAGTTGAATTAGGCACTGGCCAAAATGCGCCCGATGCTTCATTCAATCATTTTGATTCATTAAGAAAACTGATAGCCAAGTTAGGAAATCAAGAGTGA
- a CDS encoding glycosyltransferase family 2 protein has protein sequence MKFSLIIPCYNEGRNLPLLVESCKVLATRPGIEVIFVDNGSTDGTPEIFLQLLPKYPSCRTVHVEKNQGYGHGILTGLRAAQGEILGWTHADMQTDPLDLLQGLALFEQYGDNIFVKGKRYGRPFIDAVFTVGMSLFETVLLAKPMWDINAQPTMFSRKFFETWDSPPNDFSLDLYAYYQAHHQKLKVQRFPVKFSKRAYGVSHWNINWKAKWKFIRRTVDFSLQLRSRTRKKQ, from the coding sequence ATGAAATTTTCTTTAATTATCCCCTGCTACAACGAAGGAAGAAACCTTCCTTTATTAGTAGAAAGTTGCAAAGTATTGGCAACTAGGCCAGGTATAGAAGTGATATTTGTAGATAATGGATCAACAGATGGCACCCCAGAAATCTTTTTACAACTGCTTCCGAAATACCCTAGTTGCCGGACGGTGCATGTCGAAAAGAACCAAGGTTATGGCCACGGCATACTGACAGGTCTCAGAGCAGCGCAAGGGGAAATTTTAGGTTGGACACATGCGGATATGCAAACTGATCCTTTGGATTTATTACAGGGCTTGGCACTGTTTGAGCAGTACGGTGACAATATTTTTGTAAAAGGTAAACGCTATGGTCGTCCATTTATCGATGCGGTGTTTACCGTTGGCATGAGTCTCTTTGAAACAGTACTGCTTGCTAAACCAATGTGGGATATCAATGCACAGCCTACGATGTTCAGCCGTAAATTTTTCGAAACATGGGACTCGCCGCCGAACGATTTTTCCCTTGATCTCTATGCTTACTACCAGGCTCATCATCAAAAATTGAAGGTACAGCGCTTTCCAGTAAAATTTAGTAAACGAGCCTATGGTGTATCTCATTGGAATATTAACTGGAAGGCTAAGTGGAAATTTATTCGTCGGACGGTAGATTTTAGTCTGCAATTGCGTAGCCGTACCAGGAAAAAACAATGA
- a CDS encoding TylF/MycF/NovP-related O-methyltransferase, whose amino-acid sequence MGIDKSKIIFIDSDTYSSASEALTFCIPTLQEGTFIILDDYYSYRGSERRGVARAFSEFVDQSRIKIRQVFTYGMGGVVYIVSEIF is encoded by the coding sequence ATAGGCATTGATAAATCAAAAATTATTTTTATTGATAGTGATACCTATTCTAGTGCGAGTGAAGCGCTTACATTTTGTATCCCCACGCTTCAGGAAGGCACTTTCATTATTCTTGATGATTACTATTCATATAGAGGTAGTGAGCGGCGAGGTGTTGCACGGGCATTTAGTGAATTTGTTGATCAAAGTAGAATAAAAATAAGGCAAGTTTTTACTTATGGTATGGGTGGGGTGGTTTACATAGTTTCTGAGATATTTTGA
- a CDS encoding IS5 family transposase (programmed frameshift), with protein MNLAHRRHDISDHVWSLLEAHLPGRKGTWGGIARDNRQFINAVFWILRTGAPWRDLPPDYGGWKNTHRRFCRWRDKGLWESLLEALIVEPDFEWLMIDATHSKVHPHAAGAKGGNQDMERNKRGLNSKIHLAVDAHGMPVRIFITSGTTADCQQATNLTKGIAAEYLLADKGYDSDNIIKKAEEAGMQIVIPPKKNRKIQREYDKALYKHRHLVENAFLHLKRWRGIATRYAKNTSSFLAAVQIRCLALWLKIS; from the exons ATGAATTTAGCCCATCGCCGCCACGATATATCCGATCATGTTTGGAGCCTATTGGAAGCTCATCTCCCGGGGAGAAAAGGCACTTGGGGTGGCATAGCCAGAGATAACAGGCAGTTTATTAATGCTGTTTTCTGGATATTGAGAACCGGCGCTCCCTGGCGTGATTTACCGCCTGATTATGGCGGTTGGAAAAATACTCATCGCCGGTTTTGCCGCTGGCGTGACAAGGGGCTATGGGAGTCTCTGCTCGAAGCGCTGATTGTGGAGCCAGATTTTGAATGGCTGATGATTGATGCCACTCATAGCAAAGTTCACCCTCATGCAGCAGGCGCAAAAGGCGGTAATCAGGATATGGAGCGCA ACAAAAGGGGGCTCAACAGTAAGATACATCTGGCCGTGGATGCGCATGGTATGCCGGTCAGAATTTTTATTACATCAGGTACCACAGCAGATTGTCAGCAAGCAACGAATTTAACCAAAGGTATTGCAGCAGAATATCTGTTGGCTGACAAGGGCTATGACAGTGATAACATCATTAAAAAAGCAGAAGAAGCCGGCATGCAAATCGTAATACCACCTAAAAAGAATCGTAAAATTCAACGTGAGTACGATAAAGCGCTCTACAAGCATCGACATCTCGTGGAAAATGCTTTTCTGCACCTAAAGCGCTGGCGAGGTATTGCTACTCGTTATGCAAAAAATACCTCCTCTTTTCTCGCTGCTGTACAAATACGATGCCTTGCTCTATGGCTCAAGATCTCATGA
- a CDS encoding phosphatidylinositol-specific phospholipase C/glycerophosphodiester phosphodiesterase family protein — protein MNIILHRRNTLSDLKATQPKYGIEVDIRSYGNQLIIHHDPFIVGESFEDWINAYQHGTLILNVKEEGLEARLIALMKAKGIDDYFFLDQSFPFLVKWAAAGERRCAVRVSEFESIETALTLAGKVDWVWVDCFTYFPLSQIDAQRLKQAGFKLCLVSPELQGRNAENEVPTLIQLLHKRHIQADAVCTKCPKLWEQLAELV, from the coding sequence ATGAACATCATTTTACATCGCCGCAATACATTATCCGATCTAAAGGCCACACAACCTAAATATGGTATTGAAGTTGATATTCGAAGTTACGGCAACCAACTGATCATTCATCATGACCCTTTTATTGTCGGTGAATCTTTTGAAGATTGGATCAATGCCTATCAACACGGAACTTTGATTCTGAATGTCAAAGAGGAAGGACTCGAAGCACGATTGATTGCTCTGATGAAAGCCAAAGGCATCGATGATTATTTTTTCCTCGATCAATCGTTTCCCTTTCTAGTGAAATGGGCGGCGGCAGGTGAACGCCGCTGTGCAGTGCGTGTCTCTGAATTTGAATCTATTGAAACGGCTTTGACGTTAGCGGGAAAAGTTGACTGGGTATGGGTGGACTGTTTTACTTATTTTCCCCTAAGCCAAATCGACGCCCAACGGCTCAAACAAGCCGGTTTTAAACTTTGCCTCGTTTCTCCTGAATTGCAAGGCAGGAACGCTGAAAACGAAGTTCCCACTTTGATTCAATTACTCCATAAACGTCATATCCAAGCCGATGCCGTATGTACCAAATGCCCAAAATTGTGGGAACAATTGGCAGAGTTAGTATGA
- a CDS encoding uridine kinase encodes MKKLCFNPFFILGLLIRLALIVTMAPHPAIDWYVPFLDITTTHLSFDPWAVWLKAGGTAAAFPYGYVMWIVFLPLVLIAKLAGFPLQYGYQLTLLAADFVLLFILHRLLPRRQKLLLVAYWLSPIIIVASYGLGLNDLIPVLLLILSIYGLRQRKFKLAGAVCVAAISAKLSMLVALPFFLIYLYNNKALRQRLAAFLIGLSVSTLFFATPFIFSSSGMQMLFSNPEMKSIYRLMLNLGGNISIYIVPLIYMMMLYLTWRFKRFNFDLFQAATGLAFLLIVLMIPGSPGWFVWSMPFLAFYQAMSGRIAMILVGIFSGLYVLSTLLITPVSLANGLVFDLGAIFLLGGRFGSHAISLLHTVMVAIGVVVAIRIWREAISRNDFFRLSRKPFIIGIAGDSGAGKDSFTDAIIGLFGQHSVVKLSGDDYHLWDRQKPMWQVMTHLNPTANDLEGFCHDLVSLADGKAIQSRHYDHQTGKMSKPLRIKSNDFIIASGLHVLYLPMLRECYNLKIYLDINEGLRRHFKLKRDVYQRGHTIEQVLASFERREADSARFIRPQSSYADLILSLQPIHPWMLEKLDDQHPLRLQLVVKTRRGLNEFSLNRVLIGVCGLHIDMVKGENSEEIQMTIEGETSAADVAMAAEILCPQILEFLDIQPKWQDGMAGLMQLVTLSHINQALIKRFIQ; translated from the coding sequence ATGAAAAAACTGTGTTTTAATCCCTTCTTTATATTGGGTCTGTTAATCCGGCTAGCACTGATCGTCACCATGGCTCCCCATCCGGCTATTGATTGGTATGTGCCGTTTCTGGATATTACCACTACTCATCTGAGCTTTGACCCCTGGGCTGTCTGGCTTAAAGCGGGAGGAACCGCCGCCGCTTTTCCCTATGGCTATGTGATGTGGATAGTTTTTCTGCCGCTGGTACTTATTGCTAAATTGGCGGGTTTTCCGCTGCAATATGGCTATCAATTAACATTATTAGCAGCCGACTTTGTTTTGTTGTTTATTCTTCATCGATTACTGCCAAGGCGACAAAAATTACTTTTAGTCGCCTATTGGCTATCTCCTATTATTATAGTTGCCAGCTATGGATTAGGCTTAAATGATCTGATCCCGGTTTTATTATTAATTCTGTCAATATATGGTCTTCGCCAGCGAAAATTTAAATTGGCGGGAGCAGTTTGCGTGGCGGCTATTTCGGCTAAGCTCAGCATGCTTGTCGCTTTGCCATTCTTTTTAATCTATCTGTATAACAATAAAGCACTCAGGCAACGCCTGGCAGCGTTCTTGATCGGTCTTTCCGTCAGCACCCTTTTTTTCGCTACGCCCTTTATTTTTTCCAGTAGCGGCATGCAAATGTTGTTTAGCAACCCTGAAATGAAAAGCATTTACCGCTTAATGCTAAATTTAGGCGGCAACATATCTATCTACATTGTGCCACTGATTTATATGATGATGCTTTACCTAACATGGCGCTTTAAACGTTTTAACTTCGATCTGTTTCAAGCGGCCACTGGCCTGGCTTTTTTATTGATTGTTTTGATGATACCAGGATCGCCTGGTTGGTTTGTATGGAGCATGCCTTTTCTTGCTTTCTATCAGGCAATGAGCGGCCGCATCGCGATGATATTGGTCGGCATATTTTCAGGGTTGTATGTACTGAGTACCCTACTTATTACCCCTGTATCATTAGCCAATGGACTTGTATTTGATTTAGGGGCTATCTTCCTGCTTGGAGGACGGTTTGGTAGCCATGCCATTTCGCTTCTACATACCGTTATGGTTGCCATTGGTGTAGTGGTAGCAATTCGCATCTGGCGTGAGGCGATAAGCCGGAATGATTTTTTTCGATTGAGCAGAAAACCCTTTATTATCGGTATCGCAGGTGATTCAGGAGCGGGTAAAGACAGTTTTACCGATGCTATCATCGGACTTTTTGGCCAGCATTCTGTAGTCAAACTTTCTGGTGACGATTATCACCTGTGGGATAGGCAGAAGCCTATGTGGCAAGTGATGACGCATCTCAACCCGACGGCTAACGATCTAGAGGGATTCTGCCATGACCTCGTTTCTTTGGCTGACGGAAAAGCGATTCAATCAAGGCACTACGATCATCAAACAGGAAAAATGAGTAAACCATTACGTATCAAGAGTAATGACTTCATCATTGCTAGCGGATTGCATGTACTTTATCTACCGATGCTAAGAGAATGCTACAACCTTAAGATTTATTTAGATATTAATGAAGGATTAAGGCGACATTTTAAGCTCAAGCGAGATGTCTACCAGCGAGGTCATACTATTGAACAAGTGCTCGCCTCATTTGAAAGAAGAGAAGCCGATTCTGCTCGTTTTATTCGTCCTCAATCTAGTTACGCCGATTTGATCTTGTCATTACAGCCGATCCATCCCTGGATGTTGGAAAAATTAGATGATCAGCATCCTCTTCGCCTGCAATTAGTAGTAAAAACTCGACGGGGGTTGAATGAATTCTCACTGAATCGAGTGTTAATCGGGGTGTGTGGCTTACATATCGATATGGTCAAAGGTGAGAATAGCGAGGAAATACAAATGACAATAGAGGGTGAAACCTCAGCGGCTGATGTAGCCATGGCAGCAGAAATACTATGCCCACAAATTTTGGAGTTCTTAGATATTCAACCCAAATGGCAGGATGGCATGGCAGGTTTAATGCAATTGGTCACCCTATCTCATATTAACCAAGCACTGATCAAGCGATTTATACAGTGA